The genomic region CGGCTACGACGAAACGCTGGCCTACGAGGACTTCGATTTCTGGGTGCGCGCCTCTCGCAGCTGGCAGTTCAGCTACCAGGATGAAATCCTGACCGAAAAGCGCCTGCATCCCCGTTCCATGTCGGCACAGGGCTACCGCCCCGGCGACCCGCTGGTGGCCTCCACCATCCGCATCTGCCACAAAGCCGCCGCCCTCTGCCGCACCGCGCCCGAGCGCCAGGCGCTGGCCGAGCGGGTGCGCTGGGAGCTGCGCCAGGCCGCCCGCTGGGGCAACCTCCCCGAGGCCCGCGACCTGTACGCCCTGCTGCGCGAGCTGGGCGGCGCCGGGCTGATTGAGCACGGAATCGGGGTGTATCTGAAGGTGAGGGGGTGATGAGGTGATGAGGGGTCAACGTTAAGAACGTCATTCCGAGCGGAGCGAGGAATCTCGCGTGCTGACGTTGGATTACCATTGCAACGTCAGCACGCGAGATTCCTCGCTCCGCTCGGAATGACGTTCTTTATTTACCTGTCACCTGTCACCTGTCACCTGTCACCTGTCACCCAAAACCACCTCATACAACTCCACGGGGCCATCCTGCGCCAATAGGCGGCGGCGCGGGAACCAAGTGAGCATCGAGTCGGCGGAGTAGCGGATGAGTGTGCGGGTGAGTTCGTCGTTTTGCAGGGTGGCGCGGTTGAGCAACAGCCACGACTTGTCGCCGGGGCGGCGGGCCACGGAGTCGCGCCGGGCGAACCGCTCGTAGCGCAGGCTGGGGGTGGGGCGGAAGCCGTAGTAGAAATCGGCGTGGCGCAGCAGCATATCATCGGTGAACACCACCCCGCGCTGGCTGGCCGGTAGGTGCGTTTTCAGGAGCCGCGCCTGCGCAAAATGGGCCGATACACTGGGCTTGCGCATGTAGTACACCGGCCGAATCAGCAGCAGCAGCGCCAGCGCACCCAGCAGCAGCGCCCCGAAGCCCGAGGTGCCCGGCGTCAGCCAGCCGGGCAGCCTGCGTACGTAGCGCAGGCCGGCTACAGCCAGCAGCAGCAGGCCCAGCCCACCATACAGCACCGATACACCGTTGTGCAGCCAGCCCGCAAAGCCCAGCAGCACCAGCCCGATCAGCCAGCTTCCGCGCCCGGTTTGCCACAGGTTGCGCAGCCCAAACCCGGCCGCCAGCGCAAGCGGCGGCAGCAGCGGCGTCACCATGCGGGCCTGCAATGAAATCGGGTTGTACTCGTGCAGGGAGGTGCTGCCCCACCAGTAGAAGGCCAGTGTGCTGGCCGCCAGCACCACCCAGAATCCGGCCTCATCGTCAGACGTGGCCGCATCTGCCGGGCCACCTGGGCGGCGGCGGCCGAAGCCGGCAGCTACGGCCAGTACCAGCATCACGCCCATGCCCAGGGCCACAAAAAACGCCAGTGGCTCCCACGTTACGCGGCCCAGCAGGGCGTCGGCGTGGCCTTGCACGTAGTTGCCGTCGCGCATGTAGGCGTTGGTTTGCTCGATGATGTGGTAGCGGTAGAGCACGTCGCCGGTGAGCAGCTGATAGTAGAGCAGGTAGGCCGCCAGCAGGCCCGCGCCGGTCAGCAGCGCCGTGCGCCAGAACCGGCCGTGCTGCTTCCGCCAGGTATCCAGCGCCAACAGGCCCAGGTAGAAGGGCAGGTAAAACACGATGGTTTCCTTGCTGAGCAGGGCCGCGAAGCTCAGCGCCGCGAAGCCCGCGCCCCAGGCAGCCGGCCGGCGCTGCCCGACCCTTCGTCCCGCCAGCAGCGCCGCCGCCCCGGCCAGGCACCAGAACATCAGCACGTTGTCGGGGTAGAGGTAGGTACTCAGGTTGAGCGTGAAGTAGTGCAGCCCCAGCAGCAGCAGGGCGCCGGCCGCCACCAGCGGCTCACGCCGCCGATACAGCTGCCAGATAATGCCGGCGCAGCCCAGCGTACACAGCAACGGCCAAAGCGTGGTGCTGATGATGTTCACCCCTAACAACCGGTAGAGCGCCGCCACCGGCCCGAAAATCAGCAGGCGTTCCTGCAGCGGGTCGTGGAGCAGGTGCTGCGGGTCGGGAAGGGGGCAGTAGGTGCCGCTGGCCAGGGCCTGCGCGTAGCGGGCGTAGAGGTAGTCGTCGAGGTCGTAGAGGCCCTCGTGGGCCAGTCCGAAAAAGGCCACGGTCACGACCAGCACCAGCACCAGAGCCAGCGTGGGAAAGCGGAAAAGCAAGCGGTGATTCACGCCGGCAAAGATGGTGATTAAGTGATGAGGTGAAAAGGTGATGAAGTCATGAAGTGATGAGGTGAAAAGACAATGGGGTTATGAAGTGATGAGGTAAGTGGGGCGCTGTCATCCTGAGCTTGCGAAAGACCTTTTCATAGCTGTACAACTGGCCCTGGAGCAAATCAGCCTACCTCTTCGGAAATTTCGTGACACCGGTTGGTTCTCACGTGGGAAGGTCCTTCACAAGCTCAGGATGACAGCTACCTTTACTCACCTCATCACCTCATCACCCCGCAATGCCTGCCACGCTATTCCGACGAGTGCTACTGCCGGCGCTGCTGCTGCTGGCCGTGGGGTGGGGGCTGGGGGCGTACTTTGAAACCAACGACGACACAGCCATCATCCAGCTGCTGCGCGGCACCACCGCGGCGGTTCCCGTCACCGACCTTTACCTGTATTTCCACGGCCTGGGTGCGGGGCTGAGTTGGCTCTATCAGGTGGCGCCCGCCGTGCCCTGGTACGCGCTGCTGCTCTACGGCCTGCTCTACGCCGCTACGGTAGGCGCCTTCACCGTCCTCGACCGGCTGCTGCTGGGCCGGCTGCCGGGCCCCTGGATTGTGGGGCTGCTGGTGCTGTTTTTTCTGGTGGCCTGGTTGGAGCACGGCTTCTGGTTCAACTACGTGCGAATCCCGCTGCTGCTGGCGGGCGTGGGCGTGCTGACGGCCGCCCAGCGCCCCGCCAGCCGCGCCGCGCTGTGGCTGGGGCTGCTGGCGTTCGGGCTGGGTTGGCTGATCCGGCCCAGCGCGGCGGTGCTGGGGCTGCTGGCGGCCGTGCCGGGCGCGTGGTGGCTGAGCGGCCGGCGGGCCCTGCCGATACTGGGTGGCGCGGCCACCTGGGCCGTAGCTGGGGCGCTGTGGCTGAACCTGACCTGGAGCCCCGCCGCCGCCACCTTCCGCCGCCTCGACGTGCTGAAGTCCAACCTGCTGGACTTCCAGCTCTACCAGCCCGCCGCCGCCCTCACGCCCCCGGACAGCCTCGGGCTGGCCGCCGCCCAGCACTGGCTACTGGCCGATTCCACGCTCGTGAATGAGGCTTTCTACGCCCGCGCCGCGCCCCTGCCGGCACCCGGCTACTTCCTGCGCACCATAGCGCCCGCCAAGCTCCGGCTGGCGCTGCCGCAACTCCTGCGCGACTATTTTCCGCTGTTGTTGCTGCTGGCCGTCAGTGGCTGGCTGCTGACTACCGCCCCTGGCCGGCCCCGCGGCTTCTGGCTGGTGCAGGGGCTGTTTGCGGGGTTGCTGCTTGCCCTGGCGGCAGCGCTGAAGCTGCCGCCGCGCATCGCGCTGCCCCTGCTAGATATCTGGCTGCTGGGCAATCTGGCGGCGGTGCTGCCCACGGCTGGGCGGCGTGCGCCATGGGTGCTGCTGGCCGTGCTGGCGCTGGTGGCCGGGCCCTACGCCTACAAAACCGTACACCGGGCTGCTGTGCTTGGGCAGGAGCGGCAGCAAAACCAACTGCTACGGCAGCAGCTCACCCATCTCACGCGGCAAACCGGAGCGCCCGTCCCGCGCCTGATCGTATCGGATGCCTTTGAGGCCACTTACAAAGCCGGGTCGCCGTTCACGGAGGGCATAGCTTCTGTTTCGCAGCGTAATCCAGCCCGCTACCTGCCCGTGGCGGGCTGGATTACGCTACACCCGTCGCAGGCGGCGTGGCGGCAGCAGCTCACGGGCACGCGCTATTTCCCGGAAAGCCTGCGCCGCCTGGCTGCCCGGCCCGATGTAGCTTGGATCCTCATGCCCACCACGGCCGCCATCCTCAATCGGCAGCTGGCCGTGCTGGCGGGCCCGCGTGTTCGATTAGTACCAATTCTGCCGGTGGCGCTGGGGCGTGCAACGGGTGAAATTCAGGCCCGGCACGCTCAATCCGGCGAAGCGCAGGCCTACAAACCATGGGTGGATTCAGTGGAATAAGCGAAAAGGCCAAAATTTTATAGTCGGGGTTCTGGACTTATTCGGTGCAATACCGGGTAGTGGTTATATACCTTTGAGCCGCTCTCCTTCTTTCCCTACCGCCTAGTCCCACTACCATGATTGCTACTAACATTTCCCGCGGAGAGGTTTTGCAACACCTCGAACCGTTTTTGCGCGAAAACATGGGCACCTTCCTCAAGAGCGTGGAAGAAAGCTGGCAACCCTCTGACTACCTGCCGGACCCGCGCCGCGACACCTTTTTCGATGAAGTGAAGCTGCTGCGTGAAAGCGCCCAGGGCCTCAGCTACGACCTGCTGGCCGTGCTCATCGGCGACACCATCACCGAAGAAGCCCTGCCCAACTACGAAGCCTGGTTTCATCAGCTTGACGACCTGGGCCGCGACCACAACAGCGGCTGGGGCCAGTGGATCCGCGGCTGGACCGCCGAGGAAAACCGCCACGGCGACCTGCTCAACCGCTACCTCTACCTGAGCGGCCGCGTGAACATGCGCGAGTTCGAGGTCAGCACTCAGTACCTGATTGCCGACGGTTTCGACCTGGGCACGGCCCACGATCCGTACCGCGCTTTCGTGTACACCAGCTACCAGGAAACCGCCACCAACCTCTCGCACCGCCGCGTGGGCCAGCTGGCCCGCAAAGTCGGCGATGACGGCCTCTCCAAAATCTGCGGCATGATTGCCGGCGACGAAAACCGCCACGCCCGCGTCTACAAGACGTTCGTGGAGAAGATTTTCGAAGTTGACCCTTCGGAAATGATGCTGGCTTTCGAAGACATGATGCGCAAGAAGATTGTGATGCCGGCGCACTACATGCGTGAAATGGGCATCGAAATGGGCAAAACCTTCGGCCACTTCACCGACGCCGCCCAGCGCCTCGGCGTGTATACCAGCCAGGACTACACCGACATCCTCGAAACGCTCATCACCGACTGGAAAGTAGCCGAGGTAACCGGCCTCACCGGCCCCGCCGAAAAAGCTCGCGACTACGTTATGGCCCTGCCCAACCGCCTGCGCCGCGTTGCCGACCGGATGTCGGTACCCAAGCTGGAATACCGCTTCAAGTGGATCGACTAACCTAATCACGGATTTTTCCGGATTAAGCGGATTGGTCGGATTTCGTAGTCGGCGCTGATCCGGCTTCATGTCAACCAACTGAGCATATAAAAAAAGGAGGCTTGCCATTCGGCAAGCCTCCTTTTTTTGCTTTCCGGTTACGTGATGAAGTCAGCTACAAAAGCCGACTCATCCGACTAATCCGGAAAAATCCGTGATTACTATTGGCCGTCCATTACCTGGCCCATCGTCCACTTGCCATCGGCGCCCAGCTTGTAGGTGATGGTGCGGCTGGTGGGGGTGGTAGCGGCCGGCGTGGTGCTGTCGGCAGATGCAGTGGTGGCAGTAGTTACCGGGAACGAGCGGCTCAGCATGCCGTTGCTCAGCATGTACGTGTCTTTGCCGCTGTAGCCGGTGGCAGCGGTACCCGAAATCATGCCGGGCGAAGCTACGGGCGTGTAGCCCCGCTCCCCAAACTCGTAGCCGTAGAAACCACCGTTGGCCGAGCCATTGTCGGTGAAGATGTATAGCTCGGGCTTGCCGTTGCCGTTCAGGTCGGCCGAAACGGCGTCGCGCACGGCTCCGTTGATGTCAACGCGTACGGGGTCGGCGGAAAGGGCCGAGCCACGGTAGGCGCGAATGGTGAGCTGACGCTGGGCGCTTTCGCCGGTGGTGCGGACCTCGAAGCGGGAGTCGCCCTGGGTGATTTCGCGGGTGAAGCTTACCGGCTCGGTAGAAGCCGTGTTTTCTACTGTAGGAGTGCTGGAAGAAGTGTCTTCCACTGCCGTCCGCGACGAATCACAGGCGGTGGCAGTAACCAGGGCAGTGCCGAGCAGGGCAAAAATGGGTGCTTTCATAAAAAAATGTTAGGAAGAGTGGTACAGTGGTTGGCCCGGTCCGATGACCGGCAGGCAGCCCCGTAAGGCCGGCAAAAAGAGCAGTTCAAGCAAGTCAGCCATTACCAGCGGGCTTCGCAAAGAATGCGCAATGTATACGCAAGGTACTGTGTTCTCGGTCAAATACAAATTAAAAACGGACAAATGCCAGGAAAGGTAGCGCCATATAACTGCGTACGAAGCAAACAAACCACCCGGATTTACCCTGAATCTCAGGGCTATGCTTCCCAAGGCAAATTTTTCGGGGCCAATCAGTTGGGATAAGAAAAAGCCGGGAGCCGATGAGCAACCCATATGGGTTTTCATCGACTCCCGGCTTGCGGTACCCGCATTGGGCCAGCGCTAGCGGCGCAGGCTTACGGCTGCACCTGCACGCCTTTCCAGAACGCCACCCGGTCCTTGATTTGCTGGGCCGCTTCCTTTGGCTCGGGATAAAACCAGGCGGCGTCTTTGTTCAGCTCGCCGTTTACGCGCAGGGAATAATAGCTGGCGCGGCCTTTCCAGGGGCAGGAGGTATGCGCAATGCTTTCCTCCAGAAACTCCCGCTTGATAGAGTCGGCTGGAAAATAGTGGTTGTTTTCAACGACGACCGTTTCGTCGCTTTCGGCAATGACGGTGTTGTTCCAGATGGCTTTCATGGGGAGTGGGTTTTAGTTGTCAGTTGCTGGGTGGTAGTTGTCGGTTTTTAGTTGATAATTATCAGGTAATGTCAGTAAAACATCTAGTCCTGACACCCGACAACCACTACCTGACAACTCCCAATTACTCCCCGACAACTAAAAACCGGCTTCTGTTGTTCTGAGAGCTCACTCCCCCAATTATTATGTCCGCAGGCTTTCGTTTTCGGGATTTCGTGCCCGAGGAGTCGACTGAGAAAGGCTTCGACTCCCTTTTTAAGATATTCATGCAGCTGGTCACCATCACCAGCGGCGACGTGGGCGAGGCGCTTTCCTGGCTCAATGAGCTGGATAAGCAGTACGGCCTCACCGAGGATGGCTACGGCATGGGCGACTTCATCGAGGATCTCAAGAAGAAGGGCTACATCGATGAGGACGAGCAGAAAAAAGGCGAGTTCACCATCACCGCCAAGAGCGAGCAGAAAATCCGTAAGTCGGCGCTGGAAGAAATCTTCGGCAAGCTCAAGAAATCGGGGCCGGGCAACCACCGTACACCCCACACCGGCCAGGGCGACGAGCAGAGCACCGATATGCGGGAGTTCCGCTTCGGCGACTCGCTCGACCAGATTTCCATGACCGAGAGCATCCGCAATGCCCAACTCAACCACGGCATGGATGGCGACGAGTTCATGCTGACCGAGGGCGACCTGGAAGTGCGCGAAAACGAGCACAAAAGCCAGACCAGCACCGTGCTCATGATTGACATCTCGCACAGCATGATTCTGTACGGCGAGGACCGCATCACGCCGGCCAAAAAAGTAGCTATGGCCTTGGCCGAGCTGGTGAAGCAGAAGTACCCCAAGGACTTCCTCGACGTCATCGTATTCGGCAACGACGCCTGGCAGATTGAGGTGAAGGAGCTGCCCTACCTGCAGGTGGGCCCCTACCACACCAACACCGTGGCCGGCCTGGAGCTGGCCCTGGACCTGCTGCGCAAGCGCAAAACGCCCAACAAGCAGATCTTCATGATTACCGACGGCAAGCCCACCTGCCTGAAGGAAGCCGGCGGCTACTACAAAAACTCATTCGGGCTCGACCGCAAAGTGGTCAACAAAACCCTGAACCTGGCCGCCTCGGCCCGCCGCCTGAAAGTGCCCATCACCACGTTCATGATTGCCGACGACCCCTATTTGCGCCGCTTCGTGGAGGAGTTCACGGAGGTGAACCAGGGCAAGGCGTACTACTCGTCGCTCAAGGGCCTGGGCCACATGATTTTCGAGGACTACAAGCGCAACCGCCGCAAAAACGTGTAACGGCTGAACGGCCTCGCACTTGTCATCCTGAGCTTGCGAAGGACCTTATTACATCAGCACGACGACCGAATAGTTTCGTTCCAGCGTGATAAGGTTCTTCGCAAGCTCAGGATGACAAATCAAATCCATTCGCTCATTCTATTCTCCCTTCATGCCTTCTTACGATTCTCTCTCCGCCGACCAGCTCCAGCAAATCACCACCCTTGGTGCTCTGAAGAAGTCCGGCTACCAGCCGCGTTCCGTGAAACAGGAGCTGCGCGACAACCTGATCAAGAAACTCCAAAGCAAAGAGGACGTGTTTCCCGGCATCTTCGGCTACGAGGAAACCGTGATTCCCGAGCTGCAGCGCGCCATTCTGGCCGGCCACCACATCAACCTGCTGGGCTTGCGCGGCCAGGCCAAAACCCGCATTGCCCGCCTGCTCATCGGCCTGCTCGATGAATGGGTGCCGGTAGTGGCTGGTTCCGAGCTGAATGACGACCCGTTGCAGCCGCTGTCGGT from Hymenobacter canadensis harbors:
- a CDS encoding DUF427 domain-containing protein codes for the protein MKAIWNNTVIAESDETVVVENNHYFPADSIKREFLEESIAHTSCPWKGRASYYSLRVNGELNKDAAWFYPEPKEAAQQIKDRVAFWKGVQVQP
- a CDS encoding acyl-ACP desaturase, coding for MIATNISRGEVLQHLEPFLRENMGTFLKSVEESWQPSDYLPDPRRDTFFDEVKLLRESAQGLSYDLLAVLIGDTITEEALPNYEAWFHQLDDLGRDHNSGWGQWIRGWTAEENRHGDLLNRYLYLSGRVNMREFEVSTQYLIADGFDLGTAHDPYRAFVYTSYQETATNLSHRRVGQLARKVGDDGLSKICGMIAGDENRHARVYKTFVEKIFEVDPSEMMLAFEDMMRKKIVMPAHYMREMGIEMGKTFGHFTDAAQRLGVYTSQDYTDILETLITDWKVAEVTGLTGPAEKARDYVMALPNRLRRVADRMSVPKLEYRFKWID
- a CDS encoding vWA domain-containing protein, with amino-acid sequence MSAGFRFRDFVPEESTEKGFDSLFKIFMQLVTITSGDVGEALSWLNELDKQYGLTEDGYGMGDFIEDLKKKGYIDEDEQKKGEFTITAKSEQKIRKSALEEIFGKLKKSGPGNHRTPHTGQGDEQSTDMREFRFGDSLDQISMTESIRNAQLNHGMDGDEFMLTEGDLEVRENEHKSQTSTVLMIDISHSMILYGEDRITPAKKVAMALAELVKQKYPKDFLDVIVFGNDAWQIEVKELPYLQVGPYHTNTVAGLELALDLLRKRKTPNKQIFMITDGKPTCLKEAGGYYKNSFGLDRKVVNKTLNLAASARRLKVPITTFMIADDPYLRRFVEEFTEVNQGKAYYSSLKGLGHMIFEDYKRNRRKNV